In the Paenibacillus sp. FSL H7-0357 genome, one interval contains:
- a CDS encoding autorepressor SdpR family transcription factor, producing MGIKDTFKALSDEYRREMLEMLKGGRMTAGSIGERFEMTQATVSHHLSVLREADLVRTERDGKYIYYELNTSVFDDVMKWILAFKEEE from the coding sequence ATGGGAATTAAGGATACTTTCAAAGCTCTGTCGGATGAATACCGCAGAGAGATGCTCGAAATGCTGAAGGGCGGAAGGATGACCGCAGGAAGCATCGGCGAACGCTTTGAGATGACGCAGGCGACCGTGTCGCATCATCTGTCCGTACTCCGGGAGGCCGATCTGGTCCGCACCGAGCGGGACGGAAAGTATATTTATTATGAACTGAACACCAGTGTATTTGACGATGTAATGAAGTGGATTCTAGCGTTCAAAGAGGAGGAATGA
- a CDS encoding methyl-accepting chemotaxis protein, with protein sequence MQWINKLRASWGKSSRDAEIVTNGSVIQTEKDSMPGQSSTWNDSNPVSKPLSYGIHAYSLAEQISRETGFILQEEGRMVEDFAALRAGSGEMISQIGGTQRLLEHLKANSEQTERLINEMYGSLASSSNKIEYAKEANVQISAEMQKASAIFTQFVSLNQELSQHFQSIGQLAGIITEIAEQTNLLSLNAAIEAARAGEHGRGFAVVSSEIRNLADRTRSHVEEIMGSLSGMTDVIEQLHDKSSDGTRAMAETNERIGQSTVYMNEIVEAEEEVFQHLEKIQVSQDSSLEDVERINADLLHVIEKSGQDSEQFEMLVLTIQKKADHFQQMLNHLHQIAELRQLDEEGDAAARRE encoded by the coding sequence ATGCAATGGATCAACAAGCTGCGTGCTTCATGGGGGAAAAGCAGCCGTGACGCGGAAATAGTAACTAATGGCAGCGTCATCCAGACAGAAAAGGACAGTATGCCCGGCCAATCAAGCACCTGGAATGATTCGAATCCCGTCTCCAAGCCATTATCCTATGGCATTCATGCCTATTCCTTGGCGGAGCAGATCAGCCGCGAAACCGGGTTCATCCTCCAGGAAGAGGGACGGATGGTAGAGGATTTCGCAGCTCTGCGCGCAGGAAGCGGAGAGATGATCAGCCAGATCGGCGGAACGCAGCGGCTGCTGGAGCATTTGAAGGCCAACAGCGAGCAAACAGAAAGGCTTATCAATGAAATGTATGGCAGTCTCGCGTCTTCCTCAAACAAAATTGAATATGCGAAGGAAGCCAACGTACAGATATCTGCTGAAATGCAGAAAGCCTCGGCGATATTCACCCAGTTTGTGTCTTTAAATCAAGAGCTAAGCCAGCATTTTCAGAGTATTGGGCAGCTGGCGGGCATTATTACGGAAATCGCCGAGCAGACCAATCTGCTGTCCCTGAACGCAGCCATCGAGGCGGCAAGGGCTGGTGAGCATGGGCGGGGGTTCGCGGTCGTTTCTTCAGAAATCCGCAATCTTGCCGACCGTACCCGCAGTCACGTGGAAGAAATTATGGGTTCGCTGTCGGGGATGACTGACGTGATAGAACAGCTACACGACAAGTCCAGTGATGGAACACGGGCCATGGCAGAGACGAACGAGCGGATCGGCCAATCGACCGTTTATATGAACGAGATCGTCGAAGCGGAGGAAGAAGTATTCCAGCATCTGGAGAAAATTCAGGTTTCCCAGGACAGCAGCCTTGAAGATGTGGAACGCATCAATGCCGATCTGCTGCATGTCATAGAGAAATCAGGGCAGGATTCCGAACAGTTTGAGATGCTTGTCCTTACGATTCAGAAAAAAGCCGATCATTTTCAGCAGATGCTGAATCACTTGCATCAGATAGCGGAGCTAAGGCAGCTTGATGAAGAGGGAGATGCAGCCGCCCGGCGTGAATAA
- a CDS encoding FIST signal transduction protein — protein sequence MKALSFDTLYEVKRYLGEKPSSRGLVLFASAGAVRELSPHAPANAVLCSTKGEYTPKGYRNGVVSGFEYDADIADIVEILHPPVLSGDNLKASYHKVKDNVNAFLLLLCDGRAAMEETILSSLYFIDQEFKVLGGSAADDESGETYLYIGSRRVRNLGIFFNLTARTALIKENIYVPTGTKLLVTEADVFGRTVYSFNGRPAAEEYARVLDVKEDLLAGHFLSNPLGKRYEDDLIIASPMVINPDKSITFYSQLMPSTYLEVLSAADPLVVLEQTLREIPFKPAFVLNINCTLRDRLFLRDGLWAGFDDKMIGFCGNTAGFISYGEQYYKKHANQTMVLLLVG from the coding sequence ATGAAAGCTTTATCTTTTGACACATTGTACGAAGTCAAACGTTACCTGGGGGAAAAGCCAAGCAGCCGTGGTCTCGTGCTGTTCGCCTCCGCTGGTGCTGTCAGGGAACTGTCCCCGCATGCGCCTGCAAATGCCGTGTTATGTTCGACCAAAGGTGAATATACCCCGAAGGGTTACCGGAACGGCGTGGTTTCGGGATTTGAATACGATGCGGATATCGCCGATATTGTGGAAATTCTGCACCCGCCCGTGCTCAGCGGCGATAACCTCAAGGCCTCGTACCATAAAGTAAAAGACAACGTGAATGCGTTTCTGCTGCTGCTGTGCGACGGAAGGGCTGCAATGGAGGAGACGATTCTCTCCTCGCTTTATTTCATCGATCAAGAGTTCAAGGTGCTTGGCGGAAGCGCAGCGGATGATGAGAGCGGAGAGACCTATCTTTATATCGGAAGCCGCCGGGTGCGCAACCTGGGAATCTTTTTCAACTTGACCGCCCGTACCGCATTGATCAAAGAGAACATATACGTTCCGACCGGAACGAAACTGCTGGTAACAGAAGCGGATGTGTTTGGACGAACGGTATATTCGTTTAACGGCCGCCCGGCGGCAGAGGAATATGCGCGTGTACTGGATGTGAAGGAAGACCTGTTAGCCGGGCATTTCCTGAGCAACCCGCTGGGCAAAAGATACGAAGACGATCTGATTATCGCATCTCCGATGGTCATCAATCCGGACAAGTCTATTACCTTCTACAGCCAATTGATGCCGAGCACTTATCTGGAGGTGCTTAGCGCGGCTGACCCGCTTGTGGTGCTGGAGCAGACACTGCGTGAGATTCCGTTTAAGCCTGCTTTTGTACTGAACATCAATTGTACGCTGCGCGACAGGCTGTTCCTCCGGGATGGCTTGTGGGCAGGATTTGACGACAAGATGATCGGGTTCTGCGGGAACACCGCCGGCTTCATCAGCTACGGGGAGCAATATTACAAAAAGCATGCCAACCAGACAATGGTATTACTGCTGGTCGGATAA
- a CDS encoding phosphoketolase family protein: MGLSTMKVDYSSKTYLEKLDAYWRATNYISVGQLYLKDNPLLREPLKDADIKIKPIGHWGTIPGQNFIYAHLNRVITKYDLNMFYVEGPGHGGQVMVSNSYLDGSYTEIYPEITQDIPGLKKLFKQFSFPGGVASHAAPETPGSIHEGGELGYSLSHGAGAILDNPDLISAVVVGDGEAETGPLAASWFSNRFINPVTDGAVLPILHLNGFKISNPTILSRQSKEEITAYFTGMGWEPFFVEGEDPEHMHPEMAKVLDTIVERIAAIQKNARENNDLTRPVWPMLVFRSPKGWTGPAAWDGVPNTGSFRAHQVPIPVDQKNMKHAPALLEWMNSYRPEELFDENGRLNEELAEILPTGDRRMGMNPVTNAGNLIKDLRLPDFRDYVLDNSVPGKVVAQDMAVLGKYLKEVVLLNEDNRNFRIFGPDETMSNRLGPVFEVTKRQWLDQINEPNDEFLASYGRVIDSQLSEHQAEGLLEGYVLTGRHGFFASYEAFLRVVDSMITQHFKWLRKATDQGWRADIPSLNVVATSTVFQQDHNGYTHQDPGLLGHLADKKPEFIREYLPADANSLLAVFDTILNDRQKINLIVSSKHPRPQWFSAQEAQELVDKGLKIIDWASTDKGGEPDVVFASAGTEPTIEALAAISILHEKLPELKIRYINVVDLLKLRSQKLDPRGLSDDEFDQFFTKDKPVIFAFHGYEGLIKDLFFDRHNHNLHVHGYRENGDITTPFDMRVLNQMDRFDLTKEAVLSLPAADKHTAIADEMDAMVKKHYEYIREEGIDLPEVENWVWKSLK; this comes from the coding sequence ATGGGATTATCAACCATGAAAGTCGATTATTCGTCTAAAACGTATCTGGAAAAGCTTGACGCTTATTGGCGTGCAACCAACTACATTTCGGTAGGTCAGCTGTATTTGAAAGACAATCCGTTGTTAAGAGAACCTTTGAAAGATGCTGACATTAAGATTAAACCTATCGGACACTGGGGTACTATTCCGGGCCAGAACTTTATTTATGCCCATTTGAATCGTGTAATTACTAAATATGATTTGAACATGTTCTATGTTGAAGGTCCGGGTCATGGCGGTCAGGTTATGGTTTCGAATTCCTATCTGGACGGAAGCTATACTGAGATTTATCCGGAAATTACGCAGGATATCCCGGGTCTCAAAAAACTGTTCAAACAATTCTCGTTCCCGGGCGGCGTTGCTTCCCATGCTGCACCTGAAACTCCGGGATCCATTCATGAAGGCGGCGAGCTGGGTTATTCTTTATCCCACGGCGCTGGCGCTATTCTGGATAACCCTGATTTGATTTCGGCTGTTGTCGTTGGAGATGGTGAGGCTGAAACCGGACCACTGGCCGCATCATGGTTCTCCAACCGCTTCATCAACCCTGTTACAGATGGCGCTGTTTTGCCGATTCTGCACTTGAACGGATTTAAAATCAGCAACCCGACGATTCTGTCCCGTCAATCGAAAGAAGAAATCACCGCTTACTTTACAGGCATGGGCTGGGAGCCGTTCTTTGTTGAAGGCGAAGACCCTGAACATATGCATCCGGAAATGGCGAAGGTACTCGATACCATCGTCGAAAGAATTGCAGCCATTCAAAAAAATGCGCGTGAAAATAACGACCTTACCCGCCCGGTATGGCCGATGCTCGTCTTCCGTTCCCCTAAAGGCTGGACTGGACCGGCAGCATGGGACGGTGTGCCGAATACCGGTTCGTTCCGTGCCCATCAGGTTCCAATTCCGGTTGACCAGAAAAATATGAAGCATGCTCCAGCTTTGCTTGAATGGATGAACAGCTACAGACCGGAAGAATTATTTGATGAGAACGGCCGCTTGAACGAAGAGCTTGCCGAAATCCTGCCTACAGGCGACAGACGTATGGGGATGAATCCTGTTACTAACGCTGGCAACCTTATCAAAGATTTGCGCCTGCCGGATTTCCGCGACTATGTGCTTGATAACTCCGTTCCAGGTAAAGTAGTAGCGCAGGATATGGCCGTTCTCGGAAAATACCTGAAAGAGGTTGTCCTGCTCAATGAAGATAACCGCAATTTCCGGATTTTCGGACCGGATGAAACGATGTCCAACCGTCTGGGACCTGTGTTTGAAGTGACCAAACGCCAATGGCTGGATCAAATTAATGAACCTAATGACGAATTCCTCGCTTCGTATGGCCGTGTAATTGATTCCCAATTATCGGAGCATCAGGCGGAAGGACTGCTGGAAGGTTATGTATTAACCGGACGTCATGGCTTTTTTGCAAGTTATGAAGCTTTCCTGCGCGTTGTGGATTCGATGATTACCCAGCACTTCAAATGGCTGCGTAAAGCAACCGATCAAGGCTGGCGCGCTGATATCCCTTCACTCAATGTTGTCGCAACTTCAACCGTGTTCCAGCAGGACCATAACGGTTATACGCACCAGGATCCGGGTTTGCTGGGTCACCTGGCAGACAAAAAACCGGAATTCATCCGGGAATATTTGCCGGCTGATGCCAACTCCCTGCTGGCTGTATTTGACACCATCCTGAACGACCGTCAAAAGATCAACCTGATTGTGTCGTCCAAACATCCGCGTCCACAGTGGTTCTCGGCTCAAGAGGCGCAGGAATTGGTTGATAAAGGACTCAAGATCATTGACTGGGCCAGCACGGACAAAGGCGGAGAGCCTGATGTTGTATTTGCTTCTGCAGGTACCGAACCTACGATTGAAGCTTTGGCTGCCATCTCTATCCTGCATGAGAAATTGCCTGAGCTGAAAATCCGTTATATCAACGTGGTCGATCTGCTTAAGCTGAGAAGCCAGAAACTTGATCCGCGTGGTTTATCCGACGATGAGTTTGATCAATTTTTCACAAAGGATAAACCGGTCATCTTCGCTTTCCATGGTTATGAAGGCCTGATTAAAGACTTGTTCTTCGACCGCCACAATCATAACCTGCATGTGCATGGCTACCGTGAGAACGGCGACATCACGACTCCGTTCGATATGCGTGTACTGAATCAGATGGACCGTTTCGATCTGACGAAGGAAGCTGTTCTGAGCTTGCCTGCAGCTGACAAACACACTGCCATCGCGGATGAGATGGATGCTATGGTTAAGAAGCATTATGAGTATATCCGTGAAGAGGGCATTGACCTGCCGGAAGTGGAGAATTGGGTCTGGAAGAGTTTGAAATAA
- the tyrS gene encoding tyrosine--tRNA ligase, producing the protein MNIIDELEWRDAINQQTDAEGLRELTNTKAISLYCGVDPTGDSMHIGHLIPFMMLKRFQLAGHRPVILIGGATGTIGDPSGRQSERSLQTMEQVQENVAALTAQMKRLFVTDGDNQVRMVNNYDWTKNINVIEFLRDYGKNFSINTMLAKDVVSSRLDSGISFTEFAYQILQSIDYLHLYQHEDVQLQIGGSDQWGNITSGLDLIRKKEGSEAKVFGLTIPLMLKSDGTKFGKTAGGAVWLDPKKTTPYEFYQFWANTDDRDVVKYLKYFTFLSKTEIEALAEKVQTEPHKREAQKALAEEMTRFVHGEELLEQAKRITAALFSGDIRSLTADEIEEGFKEMPTYTAAAESKNIVEWLVDLGIEPSKRQAREDITKGAISINGERVSELEVEITADHAIGGRFIIIRKGKKNYSLVKLTQN; encoded by the coding sequence TTGAACATTATTGATGAACTGGAATGGCGCGATGCGATTAATCAGCAGACGGATGCGGAAGGACTGCGGGAACTAACGAATACGAAGGCGATTTCGCTCTATTGCGGCGTAGACCCTACAGGCGACAGCATGCATATTGGCCATTTGATTCCCTTTATGATGCTGAAGCGTTTCCAGCTCGCCGGACATCGTCCGGTAATTCTCATCGGCGGGGCAACCGGCACAATCGGCGATCCAAGCGGCCGCCAGAGTGAACGTTCGCTGCAGACGATGGAGCAGGTGCAGGAGAATGTTGCAGCGCTGACTGCTCAAATGAAGAGATTGTTTGTTACCGACGGTGACAACCAGGTGCGCATGGTCAACAACTACGACTGGACGAAGAACATTAACGTGATCGAATTTCTGCGGGACTACGGCAAAAACTTCAGCATCAACACGATGCTGGCCAAAGATGTTGTTTCCAGCCGGCTCGACAGCGGGATTTCGTTCACCGAATTCGCCTACCAGATTCTGCAGTCGATCGATTACCTGCATCTGTACCAGCATGAGGATGTGCAGCTGCAGATCGGCGGCTCTGACCAATGGGGCAATATCACGAGCGGACTGGATCTTATCCGTAAAAAAGAAGGCAGCGAAGCCAAGGTATTCGGCCTTACCATCCCGCTGATGCTCAAATCGGACGGCACCAAATTCGGAAAAACCGCCGGGGGTGCCGTATGGCTTGATCCTAAGAAAACGACGCCGTATGAGTTCTACCAGTTCTGGGCCAACACCGATGACCGCGATGTGGTGAAATACCTCAAATACTTCACGTTCCTGAGTAAGACGGAAATCGAAGCACTTGCCGAAAAAGTACAAACTGAACCGCATAAACGGGAAGCTCAGAAAGCACTGGCCGAAGAGATGACCCGGTTTGTTCATGGCGAAGAGCTGCTGGAGCAGGCAAAACGTATCACCGCTGCCCTGTTCAGCGGGGATATCCGCTCTCTGACCGCAGACGAAATCGAGGAAGGCTTCAAGGAAATGCCGACCTATACCGCAGCCGCTGAATCGAAAAATATCGTGGAATGGCTGGTGGACTTAGGGATTGAGCCGTCCAAACGCCAGGCGCGTGAGGATATCACCAAAGGGGCAATCTCCATTAACGGTGAGCGTGTGAGTGAGCTTGAAGTGGAGATTACGGCTGATCATGCTATCGGCGGACGATTCATCATCATCCGCAAGGGCAAGAAAAATTACAGTCTGGTAAAACTGACCCAAAACTGA
- a CDS encoding GntR family transcriptional regulator, with amino-acid sequence MTQFVYKQIIDDLKMKIFAGQFADMRLPDERSLSETYQVSRSSIKRALTKMESVGIIFKKRGSGTFINPLYIKNESIFNYEGSNLGVTDNFQMHGKKPKVKVLNFEVIPPTKELQRDLFLGPHDFVYKIVRLRLFDDDPFMIETGYIPIKIVQDLNQTIIEGSIFNYLEDSRNLAVTKSFLSIFAEPSLSTDQELLHLKENEPVGIMEGIFFLDNGTPFEFSHMRFHYQYLKFNTFVSVH; translated from the coding sequence ATGACACAATTTGTCTACAAGCAAATAATTGATGACCTTAAAATGAAAATCTTTGCTGGACAGTTTGCGGATATGCGATTACCTGATGAACGCAGTCTTAGCGAAACGTATCAGGTTAGCCGCAGCTCCATCAAGCGCGCATTAACCAAAATGGAAAGTGTCGGAATCATTTTCAAAAAACGAGGTTCAGGCACGTTTATTAACCCCTTATACATAAAAAACGAATCCATCTTCAATTACGAAGGTTCCAATCTGGGTGTCACCGACAATTTCCAGATGCATGGCAAGAAACCTAAAGTCAAAGTGTTGAATTTCGAGGTTATTCCGCCAACAAAAGAATTGCAGCGGGATTTGTTCCTGGGGCCCCATGATTTTGTATACAAAATCGTCCGCTTGCGCCTGTTCGATGATGATCCCTTTATGATAGAGACGGGTTATATCCCGATAAAAATCGTTCAGGATTTAAATCAGACAATTATCGAGGGCTCCATTTTTAATTATCTGGAAGACTCGCGCAACCTGGCCGTAACCAAATCATTTTTATCTATTTTTGCCGAGCCGTCCTTGTCCACGGATCAGGAGCTGCTGCACTTGAAAGAAAATGAACCTGTTGGCATTATGGAGGGGATTTTCTTTTTGGACAATGGTACTCCCTTTGAATTTTCCCATATGCGGTTTCATTATCAATATTTGAAATTTAATACGTTTGTATCTGTTCATTAA
- a CDS encoding MarR family winged helix-turn-helix transcriptional regulator, producing MEKRPIETIELEMSILSRRLTSMSTYKKLGMLDFSAYLLLRQIASHGSAGVKALSEEFRLDISTISRQASTLEQKGYLFREPDPQDGRAYTLQISELGLNMLKQNMDIRQDKVGKMLEDWTEEERENFGQLLQKLNDAIFREM from the coding sequence ATGGAGAAACGTCCGATAGAAACCATAGAACTGGAAATGTCAATTCTCAGCCGCCGTTTGACTTCAATGAGCACATATAAAAAACTCGGTATGCTGGACTTCTCCGCGTATCTGCTGCTGCGTCAAATCGCCTCGCATGGCTCGGCCGGTGTTAAGGCGCTGTCTGAGGAATTCCGGCTGGATATCTCTACGATCAGCAGACAGGCGTCAACGCTGGAGCAGAAGGGTTATCTGTTCCGTGAACCGGACCCGCAGGACGGAAGGGCTTATACGCTGCAGATTTCTGAACTTGGACTTAACATGCTGAAACAGAACATGGATATCCGCCAGGATAAGGTCGGCAAAATGCTGGAGGACTGGACCGAAGAGGAACGGGAGAATTTCGGGCAGCTGCTGCAGAAGCTGAACGACGCTATTTTTCGAGAAATGTAA
- a CDS encoding CBS domain-containing protein, whose product MKAHEFMITQVYKVKEYDTVRTFIEKCIQHRISGMPVINDRNEIVAYLSDGDIMRYIGKHDDVIVDSFFQLNVIKGDEDEYEERTRKLLNLNVMAIAKKKVITVSWDEDIERIAAILGKKQIKKVPVERGRVLVGIISRGDVIRHSFKSLL is encoded by the coding sequence ATGAAAGCTCATGAATTTATGATCACGCAGGTCTACAAGGTCAAAGAATATGATACCGTACGGACCTTTATTGAGAAATGCATTCAGCACCGGATCAGCGGCATGCCAGTCATCAACGACAGAAACGAAATTGTCGCTTATTTAAGCGATGGAGACATAATGCGCTATATCGGCAAACATGATGATGTCATCGTTGATTCCTTTTTCCAATTGAATGTGATTAAAGGCGATGAGGATGAGTACGAAGAACGGACCCGGAAGCTGCTGAATCTAAATGTGATGGCAATTGCCAAAAAGAAAGTCATCACGGTATCCTGGGACGAAGACATCGAACGGATCGCCGCCATTCTGGGCAAAAAACAGATCAAAAAGGTTCCGGTTGAACGCGGACGTGTGCTCGTAGGCATTATCAGCCGCGGCGACGTCATCCGCCATTCCTTCAAATCACTGCTCTAG
- a CDS encoding MarR family winged helix-turn-helix transcriptional regulator, which produces MNPQDSQEEKLLMVFENIKRLTTRTKWNDSIPHGEFLMMFAINVMMKKESREPEAPECPGVMISKLSELLQISRPTASQVVSSLEEKGYIERAMSVTDRRVIYISLTEQGQTEFNKKMERYSCVMNEIIEKVGREEVNQLIDTCERLRNVVDEVREQLVSSQGMIEEIIV; this is translated from the coding sequence ATGAATCCCCAGGATAGTCAAGAAGAAAAGCTGCTAATGGTATTCGAGAACATCAAACGCTTGACCACCCGCACCAAATGGAATGATTCGATTCCCCACGGGGAATTTCTTATGATGTTCGCCATCAATGTCATGATGAAGAAAGAAAGTAGAGAACCGGAGGCGCCGGAGTGTCCGGGAGTCATGATCTCCAAATTAAGCGAGCTGCTGCAAATCAGCAGACCCACCGCCTCGCAGGTTGTCAGCTCTCTGGAAGAGAAGGGGTATATTGAACGCGCTATGTCTGTAACAGACCGCAGAGTGATCTATATCAGCCTTACGGAACAGGGGCAGACGGAATTCAACAAGAAGATGGAGCGGTATTCCTGCGTCATGAACGAGATTATTGAGAAGGTGGGCCGGGAAGAGGTCAACCAGTTGATTGACACTTGTGAACGCCTGAGGAATGTGGTGGATGAGGTGAGAGAGCAGCTGGTGTCCAGTCAGGGCATGATTGAGGAAATAATAGTTTAG
- a CDS encoding LacI family DNA-binding transcriptional regulator: MKTIIDIARAAGVAKSTVSRYLNGGSVSDATREKIERIIKQNQYVPNTFAQSLKAKRTSIIGTIVPRLDSYAVSQTLMGIDDELRGRQYQLLIANTNQDLEREIEFIYEMARQKVSGLLLLAAQVTERHLKAVRDCKIPVILIGQQHADLHSVIHDDVMAGYLMGKHILEKGHRQIAYLGVTEQDIAVGVRRKQGFQRALREYGNCDARFYTSGFRMNEAVTAADLLFEDRVPTVIVCATDNIALGVMKAASLRHILIPSGVSVTGFGDYEVTEIVHPALTTMRFYYREAGQLAAENIIALVNGEEVAKVSVSGCEIIQRESVDNLTGLSIQ, encoded by the coding sequence ATGAAAACTATCATTGATATCGCCCGGGCGGCGGGTGTGGCTAAAAGTACGGTCTCAAGATATTTGAACGGTGGTTCTGTCAGCGATGCGACGAGAGAGAAAATCGAACGCATCATCAAACAGAACCAGTATGTGCCCAACACATTCGCCCAAAGCCTGAAGGCAAAGCGGACCAGCATTATCGGCACAATCGTTCCGCGCTTGGACTCCTATGCAGTCTCGCAGACCTTGATGGGCATAGACGATGAGTTGCGGGGACGCCAGTATCAGCTGCTCATTGCCAACACCAATCAGGACTTGGAGCGGGAAATTGAATTCATTTATGAGATGGCGAGGCAAAAAGTTTCTGGTCTGCTGCTGCTGGCGGCGCAAGTAACGGAGCGGCACCTGAAGGCGGTCCGGGACTGCAAAATTCCGGTTATACTGATCGGGCAGCAGCATGCAGACCTGCATAGCGTGATTCATGATGATGTAATGGCCGGTTATCTGATGGGCAAGCATATTCTTGAAAAAGGACATCGCCAGATCGCTTATCTTGGTGTTACGGAGCAGGATATCGCGGTAGGTGTAAGGCGGAAGCAAGGCTTCCAAAGGGCTCTTCGCGAATACGGAAATTGCGATGCAAGGTTCTATACCTCCGGATTCAGAATGAACGAGGCTGTGACGGCGGCCGATTTGCTGTTTGAGGACAGGGTGCCTACAGTCATCGTGTGCGCGACCGACAATATTGCACTCGGTGTGATGAAAGCAGCCTCGCTCAGACATATACTAATTCCTTCCGGAGTGTCGGTGACGGGATTCGGCGATTACGAGGTTACTGAGATTGTTCATCCGGCGTTGACGACTATGAGATTTTATTACAGAGAAGCCGGGCAATTGGCTGCGGAGAACATCATAGCCTTGGTGAATGGAGAAGAGGTCGCCAAAGTCTCCGTCTCCGGCTGCGAAATTATTCAGCGAGAAAGCGTTGACAATTTGACTGGACTCAGCATACAATAA
- a CDS encoding SdpI family protein: MLKFKMTSSIALLVALIPMGLYLYLYPQMPDMVPMHFDIKGNADRFVPKSSSEVPFLAALGLMGFIFFKLIFFFIIRSAARKGEDNARSITKTLDITTLCCTVLFAGISVQALLVQAGSFDFSRMDLVRIAAGMLGLIMLLTGNRMPKLRRNSLAGLRTKETMRDEQAWFRAQRFAGKWYVAGGAAMVLGCLLPGWWALYAAIAIFAVVNIVPIVFVKAKLKPE, from the coding sequence ATGCTCAAATTCAAGATGACCAGCAGCATTGCCCTGCTTGTTGCCTTAATTCCGATGGGTTTATATCTCTATCTGTACCCGCAAATGCCGGACATGGTGCCGATGCATTTCGACATCAAAGGGAATGCCGACCGCTTTGTGCCCAAATCCAGCTCGGAGGTACCCTTTCTGGCCGCTTTAGGTCTGATGGGGTTCATATTCTTTAAGCTGATATTCTTTTTCATCATTCGAAGCGCCGCACGTAAAGGCGAAGATAACGCAAGATCCATCACCAAAACATTGGATATTACCACCCTCTGCTGCACCGTGCTGTTTGCGGGAATATCGGTTCAGGCATTATTAGTGCAAGCGGGAAGTTTTGATTTTTCGAGAATGGATCTTGTGCGGATTGCTGCCGGGATGCTCGGACTGATTATGCTGCTAACCGGCAACCGGATGCCCAAGCTGAGACGGAATTCCCTGGCGGGTCTGCGGACCAAAGAGACAATGAGAGATGAACAGGCATGGTTCAGGGCTCAGCGCTTCGCTGGAAAATGGTATGTCGCCGGGGGTGCGGCAATGGTATTGGGCTGCCTGCTGCCGGGCTGGTGGGCGCTATATGCGGCAATTGCGATTTTCGCAGTGGTGAATATAGTGCCAATCGTTTTTGTGAAAGCAAAGCTGAAACCAGAGTAG